The following coding sequences lie in one Vibrio aerogenes genomic window:
- a CDS encoding sulfurtransferase codes for MSPIVSCSWLYQNRFDPRLVILDASIEFQIPAAPEKDTTNVIAGARRFDYDHVFCDPDNPLPHMMPDEVRFNQQAKALGLNQDSLIVVYDNCGTFASPRAWWMLKAMGHQEVYVLNGGLTEWKKQNMPLSQTYEAPAAPGNFSGRLDQTYFVNTDYVLQQISDQSSQTLDARSFERFAGQIPEPREGLRSGHIPGATNFPFVQVMDQHCFKSAESLKPVVSSVLSDHASEYIFSCGSGVTACIILLAAYICGYDRLSVYDGSWTEWGQSQHPLETA; via the coding sequence ATGTCCCCGATTGTTTCCTGCTCATGGCTGTATCAAAACCGGTTTGACCCGCGCCTCGTTATTCTGGATGCCAGCATTGAATTCCAGATTCCAGCCGCACCGGAAAAAGATACAACCAACGTTATCGCAGGTGCCAGACGCTTTGATTACGATCATGTGTTTTGTGACCCGGATAATCCCCTGCCCCACATGATGCCTGATGAAGTGCGATTCAACCAACAGGCCAAAGCACTCGGGCTCAATCAGGACTCCCTGATTGTCGTCTACGATAACTGTGGCACATTCGCATCTCCGCGAGCATGGTGGATGCTCAAAGCAATGGGACATCAGGAAGTTTATGTACTGAATGGCGGACTGACAGAATGGAAAAAACAGAATATGCCGCTCTCTCAAACTTATGAAGCGCCAGCAGCACCCGGAAATTTTTCCGGCCGGTTAGACCAGACATATTTCGTGAATACGGACTATGTGCTGCAACAAATCAGTGATCAATCCAGCCAGACACTTGACGCGCGCAGCTTTGAACGTTTCGCCGGACAAATCCCGGAACCCCGGGAAGGACTACGAAGCGGACATATTCCCGGTGCCACAAACTTTCCTTTCGTTCAGGTCATGGATCAACACTGTTTCAAATCAGCTGAGTCACTGAAACCTGTTGTTTCCTCTGTCTTGTCAGACCACGCCAGTGAATATATTTTTAGTTGTGGTTCCGGCGTCACGGCCTGCATCATCCTGCTGGCAGCATATATTTGCGGATATGACAGGCTGAGCGTATATGATGGCTCATGGACCGAATGGGGCCAAAGCCAGCACCCACTGGAAACCGCATAA
- the tal gene encoding transaldolase, with amino-acid sequence MSNKLDQLRQYTTVVADTGEIDAIKKYQPQDATTNPSLILKAAQLPEYAPFIQQAITYAQSQSNEKSQQLEDTCDMLAVTIGKEILKTIPGRISTEVDARLSFDTEKTIEKARKLIRLYNEAGIQNDRILIKIASTWEGIRAAEVLEKEGINCNLTLLFSFAQARACAEAGAYLISPFVGRIMDWYKAKEGRDFAADEDPGVLSVTKIYNYYKTYGYSTVVMGASFRNTGEILELAGCDRLTISPQLLQALEEAEGTVEKKLRPATETQPAPAAMTHAEFLWEHNQDAMAVEKLAEGIRNFAIDQGKLETMIKEQL; translated from the coding sequence ATGAGCAACAAATTAGATCAACTCCGTCAATACACAACTGTAGTCGCTGATACCGGCGAAATAGACGCCATCAAAAAATACCAGCCTCAAGATGCAACAACAAACCCATCACTGATTTTGAAAGCCGCTCAGTTGCCTGAATATGCCCCTTTTATTCAGCAGGCCATCACCTATGCTCAATCTCAGAGCAACGAGAAATCTCAGCAGCTGGAAGATACCTGCGACATGCTGGCTGTGACGATTGGTAAAGAAATACTGAAAACTATTCCTGGCCGTATTTCTACTGAGGTAGATGCGCGTCTGTCTTTCGATACTGAAAAAACAATTGAAAAAGCACGGAAACTCATCCGCCTCTACAATGAAGCAGGGATTCAGAACGATCGGATTCTGATCAAGATTGCATCAACCTGGGAAGGGATTCGTGCGGCTGAAGTCCTCGAGAAAGAAGGGATTAACTGTAACCTGACACTGTTGTTCTCATTTGCACAGGCACGAGCCTGTGCTGAAGCCGGCGCTTATCTGATTTCGCCGTTTGTTGGCCGGATTATGGACTGGTACAAAGCAAAAGAAGGCCGTGACTTTGCAGCAGATGAAGATCCGGGTGTATTGTCAGTCACTAAGATTTACAACTATTACAAAACCTATGGTTACAGCACCGTCGTCATGGGCGCCAGCTTCCGTAATACAGGAGAAATTCTGGAACTTGCCGGGTGTGACCGTTTAACAATCAGTCCGCAGCTATTACAGGCACTGGAAGAAGCTGAAGGAACGGTTGAGAAAAAACTACGCCCTGCAACTGAAACCCAGCCAGCACCTGCAGCAATGACACACGCTGAATTTTTGTGGGAGCACAATCAGGATGCAATGGCCGTGGAAAAACTGGCTGAAGGGATTCGCAACTTCGCCATTGATCAGGGCAAACTGGAAACCATGATCAAAGAACAACTATAA
- the moeA gene encoding molybdopterin molybdotransferase MoeA, with the protein MGCCDTNGMLPVEDAIQLMLSSVSPVNRIQTLPLQAALGFVLSDSVYSPCDVPPFNNSAMDGYAVRRSDLDISDTLSLCGKAYAGRPYEGHWPSGTCIRIMTGAPVPEACDAVIMQEKTEVIGDKIRFLTTQVKPQANIRPKGDDMQAGQEIFPAGTKLTVRHLPVLASLGICEVRVFEKPKVAFFSTGDELCPPGHPLKAGQIYDSNRYAIRPMLERFGCEAIDLGIMPDDPEQLTATFQQAQSEADVVITSGGVSVGEADYTKLVLKSLGEINFWKIAMKPGKPFAFGQLENALFCGLPGNPVSAVNTLHALVRPMLAKLSGWSQWQAEPQLPAITKSRLKKTPGRTDYQRGIYTIEDGQVCVGNAGNQSSGAFKAMSVANCFIILERERASVEPGETVQIQPFDTSLYY; encoded by the coding sequence ATGGGGTGTTGTGATACCAACGGTATGCTTCCTGTCGAAGATGCCATTCAGCTCATGCTGAGCTCAGTTTCTCCCGTCAACCGCATTCAAACCTTGCCTCTTCAGGCTGCACTGGGATTTGTTCTTTCCGACTCTGTTTATTCTCCCTGTGATGTACCGCCATTTAATAACTCTGCGATGGATGGTTATGCTGTCCGGCGCAGTGACTTAGACATATCGGATACACTATCACTATGTGGTAAAGCCTATGCCGGAAGACCCTATGAAGGTCACTGGCCTTCAGGCACATGTATCCGGATTATGACCGGAGCACCGGTGCCGGAAGCGTGCGATGCCGTCATCATGCAGGAAAAAACAGAAGTCATTGGCGATAAAATCAGATTTCTGACCACTCAGGTAAAACCTCAGGCCAACATTCGTCCAAAGGGAGACGACATGCAGGCCGGACAGGAAATTTTTCCGGCCGGAACAAAACTGACAGTGCGCCACTTACCGGTTCTGGCGTCTCTGGGAATCTGTGAAGTCAGGGTCTTTGAAAAACCCAAAGTCGCCTTCTTCTCCACGGGTGATGAATTATGTCCGCCGGGACATCCCTTAAAAGCAGGTCAGATCTATGACAGCAATCGTTACGCAATCCGCCCGATGCTGGAACGCTTTGGCTGCGAAGCGATTGATTTGGGTATCATGCCGGATGATCCTGAGCAGTTAACCGCAACCTTTCAACAAGCACAGTCAGAAGCTGACGTTGTCATTACTTCCGGTGGCGTGAGTGTTGGAGAAGCGGATTATACCAAGCTGGTTCTCAAATCACTGGGAGAAATCAATTTCTGGAAAATTGCGATGAAGCCCGGCAAGCCTTTTGCGTTTGGTCAATTAGAGAATGCACTATTCTGCGGTCTGCCCGGCAATCCGGTTTCAGCGGTCAATACCCTGCATGCACTGGTGCGCCCGATGCTGGCCAAACTTTCCGGCTGGAGCCAGTGGCAGGCAGAACCACAATTACCGGCAATCACAAAGTCCCGTCTGAAAAAAACGCCGGGCAGAACGGATTATCAGCGGGGAATTTATACGATTGAGGACGGCCAGGTCTGTGTCGGGAATGCAGGCAACCAGAGTTCAGGTGCTTTTAAGGCCATGAGTGTCGCCAACTGTTTTATCATTCTCGAACGGGAACGGGCAAGCGTTGAACCCGGAGAAACCGTTCAGATTCAGCCTTTTGATACCAGCTTATATTATTGA
- a CDS encoding sugar-binding transcriptional regulator, with protein sequence MNSKHISVEDSDLLTEISVAYYQDGATQEEISRKFSVSRAKVGRMLKQARDEGIVEITVKYHPVFSAKVEQRLIDRFGIRRALIALDEPNEEKQRDQVAGLVSRYLSGSLKNGQVVAVGQGRNVSAVAHHVGVIPERDVKFVCSIGGIHPRGGMFNADHICRQMAKKYGGTSETLYAPAYAENRAQKLVFMENETVKQTLDLARKADVALVGVGDMSEHSYMVDLGWFTPEEVVQSRLQQGVVGDFAGYDFFDVQGKIAQTMMSDRIIGLSIDEFRPIAEVIAIAAENSKPLALLGALRTGAVDVIATSVSNALTVLNLDEQMSVVSAR encoded by the coding sequence ATGAACTCAAAACATATCTCAGTTGAAGATTCTGATTTGCTGACTGAAATTTCGGTCGCTTACTATCAGGATGGGGCGACACAGGAAGAAATCTCCCGAAAGTTTTCTGTCTCACGGGCAAAGGTTGGGCGTATGCTCAAACAGGCCAGGGATGAAGGTATCGTTGAGATTACCGTCAAGTATCACCCGGTGTTTAGTGCCAAAGTTGAACAGCGGTTGATTGACCGTTTCGGTATCCGGCGTGCGTTGATTGCTCTCGATGAACCGAATGAAGAGAAACAACGGGATCAGGTGGCCGGACTGGTGTCCCGCTATTTGTCAGGAAGTTTGAAAAATGGTCAGGTGGTTGCTGTCGGTCAGGGACGGAATGTCTCCGCTGTGGCGCATCATGTGGGAGTGATTCCTGAAAGAGATGTCAAATTTGTTTGTAGTATTGGTGGTATTCACCCGAGAGGCGGGATGTTTAATGCCGATCATATTTGTCGGCAAATGGCGAAAAAATATGGCGGAACATCAGAGACGTTGTATGCACCGGCTTATGCAGAGAACCGTGCTCAGAAACTGGTTTTCATGGAAAATGAAACCGTTAAGCAGACATTGGATCTGGCCCGGAAAGCTGATGTGGCACTGGTGGGTGTTGGTGACATGAGCGAGCACAGTTATATGGTTGATCTGGGGTGGTTTACACCTGAAGAAGTTGTTCAGTCCCGCTTGCAGCAAGGTGTGGTCGGAGATTTTGCCGGTTATGATTTTTTTGATGTTCAGGGAAAGATCGCACAGACAATGATGAGTGACCGGATTATCGGGCTGAGTATTGATGAATTCAGGCCGATTGCTGAAGTCATTGCGATTGCGGCTGAGAACAGTAAGCCACTGGCATTGCTGGGAGCATTAAGGACAGGTGCGGTGGATGTGATTGCAACCAGTGTTTCGAATGCACTGACGGTTCTGAATCTGGATGAGCAGATGTCGGTCGTCAGTGCCCGTTGA
- the moeB gene encoding molybdopterin-synthase adenylyltransferase MoeB yields MKKQKTPEQDIAELSDEEILRYNRHISLKGFDFSGQESLKSSRVLIIGAGGLGCASSQYLACAGIGVITLVDDDQVELSNLQRQVLHTDNDIGRLKVESAKASLQQLNPHIDIRTVAQRLSSGELSELIQRHDAVIDASDNLDTRNQINQQCYRHQTPLISGAAIRMEGFLSVFTYHDDEPCYQCFSHLFGAHAPTCAENGVLSPVVGIIGSMQALEVIKVLTNYGQPLRQKVLLFDAFKMSWREMKLPQNPACPVCAQQ; encoded by the coding sequence ATGAAAAAACAGAAAACCCCGGAGCAGGACATCGCTGAACTTTCAGATGAAGAGATTCTCCGGTATAACCGACACATCAGCCTGAAAGGCTTCGACTTTTCCGGACAGGAATCACTGAAAAGCAGCCGCGTTTTGATCATTGGTGCCGGCGGTCTTGGATGTGCTTCCAGCCAATACCTCGCATGTGCCGGAATTGGTGTAATCACGCTGGTCGATGACGATCAGGTTGAATTATCCAATCTACAGCGTCAGGTATTGCATACTGACAATGACATTGGCCGGCTGAAAGTTGAATCGGCTAAAGCCTCACTTCAACAGTTAAACCCGCATATCGATATCAGGACAGTGGCGCAACGTTTATCCAGCGGGGAACTATCTGAGCTGATTCAGAGACATGATGCCGTCATTGATGCCAGTGATAATCTGGATACCCGGAATCAAATTAATCAACAATGCTACCGCCATCAAACGCCCCTGATTTCAGGGGCAGCAATCCGGATGGAAGGATTTCTCAGTGTCTTCACTTATCATGATGATGAACCGTGTTATCAATGTTTCAGTCATCTCTTTGGTGCCCACGCCCCAACTTGTGCCGAGAATGGCGTGCTCTCTCCCGTGGTTGGTATCATCGGCAGTATGCAGGCGCTCGAAGTCATTAAGGTGCTGACAAATTACGGGCAGCCACTCCGGCAAAAAGTATTATTGTTCGATGCATTTAAAATGAGCTGGCGGGAAATGAAACTACCGCAAAACCCGGCATGCCCGGTATGTGCTCAGCAATAA
- the tkt gene encoding transketolase translates to MERKYLANAIRALSMDGVQQANSGHPGAPMGMADIAEVLWRSHLNHNPQNPDWADRDRFVLSNGHGSMLIYSLLHLTGYDLPIEELKNFRQLHSKTPGHPEYGYTAGVETTTGPLGQGITNAVGMALAEKALAAQFNRENHDIVDHYTYAFLGDGCLMEGISHEACSLAGTLGLGKLIAFWDDNGISIDGHVEGWFSDDTPKRFEAYGWHVIPAVDGHDPEAIDAAIQAAKAETGRPTLICAKTIIGFGSPNKSGSHDCHGAPLGHDEVAAAREFLGWEHGPFDIPADVYEAWDAKASGAAKESAWQEKLAAYEAAHPELAAEFKRRVSGELPAAWEEKASAIIADLQANPANIASRKASQNALEALGKLLPELMGGSADLAPSNLTMWSGSKSLTADDASGNYIHYGVREFGMTAIINGIALHGGFIPYGATFLMFMEYARNAMRMAALMKVQNIQVYTHDSIGLGEDGPTHQPVEQIASLRLTPNMSTWRPCDQVESAMAWKLAIERQDGPTSLIFSRQNLAQQARTAAQVADIAKGGYILKDCAGTPELILIATGSEVELAVQAAAVLTEEGKQVRVVSMPATDVFDKQDAAYRESVLPSAVTARVAIEAGIADYWYKYTGLNGQVIGMHSFGESAPAGELFKLFGFTVDNVVEVAKSVLRA, encoded by the coding sequence ATGGAACGTAAATATCTTGCTAATGCAATTCGTGCACTGAGCATGGATGGTGTTCAACAGGCTAATTCCGGCCACCCTGGTGCCCCAATGGGGATGGCGGATATTGCAGAAGTGCTCTGGCGCTCTCACCTCAATCATAACCCGCAAAACCCCGACTGGGCTGACCGTGACCGGTTTGTTTTATCCAATGGTCATGGCTCTATGCTGATTTATTCATTGCTGCATCTGACGGGGTATGATCTGCCAATTGAAGAGCTGAAAAACTTCCGTCAGCTTCACTCAAAAACACCGGGTCACCCGGAATATGGTTACACCGCGGGTGTTGAAACCACCACAGGTCCGCTGGGTCAGGGCATTACCAATGCGGTTGGGATGGCACTGGCTGAAAAAGCACTGGCTGCGCAGTTTAACCGTGAAAACCACGACATTGTTGACCACTACACCTACGCTTTCTTAGGTGATGGCTGTCTGATGGAAGGGATTTCTCATGAAGCCTGCTCGCTGGCGGGAACCCTTGGACTGGGCAAACTGATCGCATTCTGGGATGACAATGGCATTTCGATTGATGGTCATGTCGAAGGCTGGTTCAGCGACGATACACCCAAACGGTTTGAAGCCTACGGCTGGCATGTCATCCCGGCGGTTGACGGCCACGATCCGGAAGCGATTGATGCCGCAATTCAGGCCGCAAAAGCGGAAACAGGGCGCCCAACCCTGATCTGTGCGAAAACAATTATTGGCTTCGGCTCGCCGAATAAATCCGGCTCTCATGATTGTCATGGTGCACCGCTGGGTCATGATGAAGTCGCAGCAGCCCGTGAATTCCTTGGCTGGGAACATGGTCCTTTTGATATTCCTGCCGATGTGTATGAAGCATGGGATGCGAAAGCAAGCGGCGCAGCCAAAGAATCAGCCTGGCAGGAAAAACTGGCCGCTTATGAAGCAGCACATCCGGAGCTGGCGGCCGAATTCAAGCGCCGGGTCAGCGGTGAACTGCCTGCAGCATGGGAAGAGAAAGCCAGCGCAATCATTGCAGATTTGCAGGCGAACCCAGCGAATATCGCTTCACGTAAAGCGTCTCAGAATGCCCTGGAAGCCTTGGGCAAACTGCTGCCTGAATTGATGGGCGGCTCAGCGGATTTGGCACCATCAAATCTGACCATGTGGTCTGGTTCGAAATCACTGACGGCTGACGATGCATCCGGGAACTACATTCATTACGGTGTGCGTGAATTTGGCATGACGGCAATCATCAACGGGATTGCGCTGCATGGTGGTTTCATTCCTTATGGCGCCACTTTCCTGATGTTTATGGAATACGCCCGCAATGCGATGCGGATGGCTGCACTGATGAAAGTGCAAAACATTCAGGTTTATACCCATGACTCGATTGGTCTGGGTGAAGATGGCCCGACGCACCAGCCGGTTGAACAAATCGCTTCGCTGCGTTTAACACCGAATATGAGTACATGGCGTCCGTGTGATCAGGTGGAATCTGCGATGGCATGGAAACTGGCGATTGAGCGTCAGGACGGTCCGACGTCACTGATTTTCTCGCGTCAGAATCTGGCTCAGCAAGCGCGGACAGCGGCACAGGTGGCTGATATCGCCAAAGGGGGTTATATCCTGAAAGACTGTGCGGGGACACCGGAACTGATCCTGATTGCGACTGGCTCTGAAGTGGAACTGGCAGTTCAGGCTGCGGCTGTATTAACAGAAGAAGGCAAGCAGGTGCGTGTGGTTTCTATGCCGGCCACTGACGTGTTCGACAAACAGGATGCAGCGTATCGTGAATCCGTTCTGCCTTCGGCAGTGACAGCCCGTGTAGCAATTGAAGCAGGTATTGCGGACTACTGGTATAAGTATACCGGCCTGAACGGTCAGGTGATTGGTATGCACAGCTTCGGTGAATCAGCGCCGGCTGGCGAGCTGTTCAAGCTGTTTGGCTTTACGGTTGACAATGTGGTTGAGGTGGCGAAGTCGGTGTTGCGCGCCTGA